A stretch of DNA from bacterium:
GTCGGCCCCCAGGAACTTGGCCCAGTCCCCAAAGTTCTGCCATTTGCGGCTGGCGTTGTAGGGCGAGCGCAGGGCGGTGCGGGAGACGTCGCAGGAGCTCTCGATGGTCATCACGCAGAAACCGGCCGGGATGGGCTTGGGGGTGCGGGACTTTACCAGGAAAGTAGTAGAGTCGGAGCTTATTACGGTATTAACGTAGGACTGTAGTAAAGTAGTAGAGTCGGGGCTTTTTACAGTATTAGCGTAGGACGGTAGTAAAGTAGTAGAGTCTACCTTGGTTTGTTTGGAGGTCACAGACAGCACGGCCTTGTAGCCACCCAGGGGCGGGTTCCAGGGCAGGGGCCATGTGCCGCGCCAGGACATTTGTTCCTTGTCATAGCGCAGGAAAATCTCCCGGCAGTCACCGGCGCTGATCAGCGCGGTGTCGGCGAAGAAGAACTTTACGCTGACGGCGGCGGAATCGGGGTTGATGTTACGGGAAGAGTCCGGCTTGAAGTTCAGAGAAACCATTTCGTAGCGGAGGTATTCGGCCTTGTCCACCGAGAAATAGGGCGACTGGTACGGGCCGCTGACGGTGCCGAGGTTCAGAGCCAGAAGCGAGATAGCCAGGAGGCTGGCGATGGAGAGATATTTGTGCATAGTGCGGACCTCACCCCCGGCCCCTCTCCTGATAAATCAGGCGAGGGGAGCGGGAGGCGAGTTTTAAGCTCAGTTATTGTCGGTTTGTGGTTTTTCGGGGAATACCTTGATCAGCACCATCACCAGGCCGTAAAAGATCAGGATGAAGGCGAAGATGCCGGCCATGCCCATGGCCATTAATTTAAGGCTTTCGTTGAAGTTGGTCCAGTCCATCTTATTTGCAATGCTCCTTTTGTTACCGTAGTGTCATTATGATTGCTGGCTTGTCATCGCGAGGGGTCGTATTATATTGCTAACGAAGCGATCCAGCATAAAGCGATTGCTTCGTTTTTAAAGCATGGGGTCGTCCCTTCGCAAGCAAAGCGTGTAGGGTCGCTCGGGACATGCCTCGTAATGACCATTAAGCCTACACCAACCCTCCCCGTGGCGGGGAGGGCGAAGGGAGGGGTCACTTTACCAGCGCCAGGATCAGTCCGCCGGCGATGATGGACCCGATCTGTCCGGCCACGTTGGCGCTGACCGCGTGGTTCAGCAAAAAGTTGGCCGGGT
This window harbors:
- a CDS encoding OadG-related small transporter subunit, with amino-acid sequence MDWTNFNESLKLMAMGMAGIFAFILIFYGLVMVLIKVFPEKPQTDNN